The sequence below is a genomic window from Caldanaerobius fijiensis DSM 17918.
AAAAGACAATTCGTTGAGGGATCATATAGGAGTGGTGTTTCAAGAGCCCTTTTTGTTCAAGGCGAGTATAAAAGAGAATATAAGGTTTGGGAAATGGGATGCTACTGATGAAGAAGTAATAGAGGCAGCGAAGAGAGCTAATGCCCATGATTTTATAATAAAAATGCCTGATGGTTATGAAACGGAACTGGGAGAGATGGGAACAGGTTTATCAGGTGGTCAAAAGCAGAGAATTGCAATAGCCCGAGTACTGTTAAGAAATCCAGAGATATTGATATTTGACGAGGCCACATCATGGTTAGATAAAGAAGCTTCCAGAAGATTTGTAGAAGAGATAGATAAATTAGCAATGGACAAAACGGTGATAATAATAACCCATGATCTTGGGATGGTAACCAATGCGGACCAGATAGTAGTGCTTGAGAGAGGCAAGATAGTAGAAAAAGGTATACACCATGAACTTATGGAGCAAAAAGGATTGTATTATAAGTTGTTTATAAATCAGGAAAGGGAGGACGGTGAAAGTTAAATTGAGAATTGGAATAGATGTGTTTTGCGGATTTGACATTTTATCAAAAGAAAATGGGAATAGTGGAATATTAACATATGCACAACGGCTTATCTATTCTTTATTAGCTATTAACGAGGAAGAGAAAAATGATATAATCCTTTTTCAGAAAAAAGGTTGTACGTCAGTTCATGGTAAAAATGTTTACATGCGCTTTGTTTCTACAAAGGAAGTATTGAACCCAAGAAGTGCAGAATGGGAGAGATGTTATTTAGCTTAAGCTGTTAATAAAGAAAACATAGATTGTTTTTTTTCACCAAATTTTGTTTTACCAGCAAATATTTCAAGTCCTGGGATAGTAATGATACATGATATTTATTATTATTTTGATCCGTATGATTATGAAGAAAGCAAGTATTATTATTTAAAAAAATGGGTTCCAATATCAGCTAAAGAAGCTGCTAAAATAATAACGGGATCTTATGCATCTAAAAGTGATATTATTAAATATCTTGAAGTACCCGAAAATAAAGTAGAAGTGACTTATTTAGCTCCAGGTGATGAATTTTCTGCAATTAATAAGGAAAAGGCAAAAAGTCATGTAAGAGATAAATATGGTATCAATGAGCCATTTATACTTTACGTAGGGAGTGCTAAGAGACGAAAAAATATAAATAACCTTATAATGGCATATTTAATTTCAAAGAATAAGTATCATTTAAAACACAAACTTGTAATGGTGAGTGAATATATAAATCAAATTGAAGAAAAACGCGTACTATTAGAAAGGCTAGGGATAAAAATTGGATATGATTTAATTTGTATTAATGATTTAACAGAAAAAGAACTTGTTTTCTTATACAATGCTGCAGATTTATTTGTTTTTCCATCATTATACGAAGGTTTTGGTTTGGTTATAATAGAAGCTATGGCTTGTGGATTGCCGGTTTTAACCTCTAACAGAGGGGCTACTTCAGAAATTGCAGGTGATGCAGCGGTGCTTGTAAATCCTTTAAATCCTGAGGAAATCGCATATAAAATGGCAGAAATATTAACAAACAAAGAGCTTATAAACATTTTGAGAGAAAAAAGTTTAAAAAGAGCAGCTCAGTTTTCATGGAGGAAAACAGCTAAACAGACAATGGATATATTTAAAGCGACATGTCATAACTAATTACTTGGATTTGATTTAAAATTGTGATATACTAAAGCAAAACACATAATATGGCACAGGGGATTGCAGTGAAGTTATGTAAAAATTAAATAGAATGGATGCTAGGGGAGCTTCGTATGAGGCTGAGAGGGGATTAGTTCCCGACCCTTGGAACCTGTCAGGATAATGCCTGCGTAGGGAAGCATCAAAGTGTTTGAATAAAATACTTTGATTTTACGAAAATGCCCACCCATGCAGGTGGGCTTAATTTATGCGGAGGTGGTATTATGAAACTGGCACTTACTATTGCTGGCTCTGATTCGGGTGGCGGAGCGGGTATACAGGCTGATTTAAAAACTTATTCGGCTCATGGAGTTTACGGCATGAGTGTCATCACATCTATTACAGCGCAGAATACCACGGGTGTTCTCGGGATAGAAGATATAAGCCCGGAGATGGTATTTCTGCAGATGAAAGCGGTCTTTGAAGATTTGTATCCTGATGCTGTGAAAATAGGCATGGTATCCAGTGAAGGTATCATCAAAGCCGTTGCTGAAGGCTTAAAGACTTATAAGCCTGATAAGGTTGTGCTGGATCCGGTGATGATTTCAAAAAGTGGAAGTCACTTATTAAAACCGGAAGCTATGGAGGCTTTAAAGCGAGAGCTTATCCCATTAAGCCTTGTGGTGACACCTAACCTTATGGAGGCGGGAGCATTAAGCGGCATGGAGATTGAAAACAAAGAAGACATGAAAGAGGCTGCCAGGAGGATACTGGACCTTGGAGCCAGGACGGTGGTGGTAAAGGGTGGGCACCTCACCGGCGATGCTTTGGATGTCTTTTATGATGGGAAGGAATTTTATGAGATTACATCAGAGAGGATTGATACGGAAAACACCCATGGCACCGGATGTACATTTTCCTCAGCCATTGCTGCTAATCTGGCTTTAGGATATGACCTGCTGGAGTCTATAAAAAGAGCAAAGCATTACATCACAGGTGCTATAAAAAACTCGCTGGATATAGGACATGGGGTAGGCCCTACCAATCATTTTTGGAACCTTCGCATAGGAGGAGATGCCCGTGAACGTTAAGATCTCTAATCGAAGCATGTTTTTGCTTTGGTTTGGAGCAGCTGTTTCTATGGCTGAGATAATGACCGGGGCTTTATATGCTCCCATGGGATTTAAAAAAGGTGTACTAGCCATCCTGTTGGGTCACATCCTTGGAAATACCTTTCTTGTGCTGACTGGTATAATAGGCTTTAGAGAAAGGGCTAGTTCCATGGAATCTACCCGCTACACCTTCGGAGTATACGGTTCTTATTTGTTTTCGCTACTCAATATCCTTCAACTTATAGGATGGACTGCTGTGATGATTATTGTGGCCGGGCGTTCAATGAATACCATATCTATAAAGTTGTGGGGATTTGATAACTTCTACGTCTGGGCAATGATTACAGGGTTTCTGGTTATATTGTGGTTATATTCTGGTAATAGAGGTTTTAATGAGATAAACAACACTGCAGTGGTATTGCTATTTGTTTTGACCATCGTTATGAGCTTTCTGGTGTTTAGAGGGGGTATACCAGCTAAAGTTAGTGGTGGCATGAGTTTTGGGCAGGGATTTGAGCTGGCGGTAGTGATGCCTTTATCGTGGCTTCCACTGGTATCTGATTACACTAGGGCAGCGGAATCAGAAAAGGGTTCAGCTATTGCAACATGGTTTGGTTACTTTATAGGAAGTGCGTGGATGTATATTATAGGATTGGGTACAGCTCTCGCATTCAAAAGCAGTGATCCAACGGAGATAATGTTGAAAGCGGGCTTGGGGATTTATGCCCTGCTAATAGTCGTTATGTCTACGGTTACCACTACATTTTTAGATGTGTATTCTTCTGCCATGTCGTTTTTGAACATAAAGAAAGGGGACGAAAAGCTGGTATCTGTGATTATGGGCGCTATTGGCACAATAGTGGCCCTCGTATTTCCCATGGAGCAGTATGAAAACTTCCTTTACGCTATAGGTTCGGTATTTGCACCACTTTTTGCAGTGTTGGTGATTGGCTATTTTATTTTTAAAGAGGATAAAAGCAAGCAATTATTTAATGTTAAAGCTTTGGTTTCATGGGGTATAGGCGTGGTGCTTTATTATGTCCTCCTGAGGTATAACACGGTTATAGGGGTCACGTTACCCGATGTGATCCTTACAGGGATTGTATATCTGATCGCCCATAAGATTGGTATAGCATTTGGTCGGCAGGCTTCATAAAAATCACAATGAAAGGGGTATACACATGGATTTGAGGCTCTATGCTGTGACAGACCGCTCATATCTAAAAGGTATAGACCTTGTATCAGCGGTAGAGCTTGCGATAAGAGGCGGTGCTACTATAATACAATTGAGGGAAAAAGAGATATCAAGTAAAGAGTTTTATGAGCTGGCACTTAAGGTTAAGGAAGTTACAAAGCATAATAACATCCCCCTCATAATCAATGACAGAGTGGATATAGCCCTGGCAGTGGATGCTGATGGCGTCCATGTAGGGCAGGAGGACCTTCCTGCAGAGGTGGTAAGAAGGCTCATTGGACCTGATAAGATACTGGGTGTATCCGCCAGTACTGTGGAAGAGGCTGTAAAAGCGGAAAGGGATGGAGCAGATTATCTGGGTGTAGGGGCTGTATATACCACCCTAACAAAACCAGAGGCTGACGCCATAGGTATAGAAGGTTTGCAAAAAATCAAGGAAGCCGTAAGTATTCCTGTGGTGGCTATAGGAGGGATAACTCAAGAAAATGCATACGAAATCATGCTAAAATCGGAGGTAGATGGTATCTCATCGGTTTCGGCTGTATTTTCCGGAGATGTAGAAGAAAATTCTAGACGACTCTTGCAGACTATAGAAAAAGCGATAAGTGACAGGAGGAATTTGAAATGGTAGAAGGTTTATTGACAATTTTGAGGGATAAAAAGCCGTTAATTCATCATATAACCAATATGGTTACCATTAACGATTGTGCCAACGTAACCCTGGCCATAGGGGCCCTACCGGTGATGGCCCATGCTCTAGAAGAGGTGGAGGAAATGGCAGGTGCGGCCCAGGCCCTGGTTTTAAATATCGGCACTCTCACAAAGGAACAGGTAGATGCCATGGTAAAAGCAGGAAAGGCCGCTAATTCATTGGGTATACCCGTCATATTGGATCCTGTGGGCGCTGGAGCCACATCTATGAGGACGCAGAGCGCTAAAAGAATACTGGAGGAAGTCAGAGTATCTGTCATCAAGGGAAATAGCGCGGAGATATCCATTCTTGCCGGTAAGGGCGGAAGAATAAGGGGAGTGGAGTCTGCAGGAGGCGTAGATGATATCCTCAGCGCTGCCAGAGATATGGCAAAAAAATATAAGACGGTGGTGGCAGTATCAGGAGCAACCGATATAATTACCGATGGAAATAGAGTGGCTTATGTGGACAACGGCCATCCTATGATGGGTACCATCACCGGTACAGGCTGTATGCTCACGTCGGTAGTGGGGAGTTTCTGCGGTGCCAATGAGGACAGCTTTGAGGCAACAGTAGCGGCGTTTGTCTCCTTTGGACTGGCTGGTGAGCTGGCCGCATCTAAGGATGAGGTTAAAGGCCCAGGTAGCTTTAAGATGGCGTTCTTTGATGAGATATATAACCTTACAGAAGAAAAGATAAGGAAAGGGATGAAAGCAAGATATGAATAGGGTACAGCGCATGGTCCTGATGGCCCTCATCGTTGCCATAGGCACATTTACGGCCCAGTATACATGGTTTAGCGTAGGCGTAGCCAAAGCTGCCCCTGTTCAACACGCCATCAATGTCATCTCAGCAGTTCTCTTTGGCCCCTGGGGAGCTCTGGAAGTGGCCTTTGTTATAGGACTTTTGAGGAATCTCCTGGGAGTTGGTTCGCTGCTGGCTTTTCCTGGAGGCATGGTTGGAGCTTTCCTCGCAGGGTACCTCTATAGGCTTACGGGTAAACTCTATTTTGCACCTATAGGAGAGGTTATAGGTACAGGCATTATAGGTGCTTTACTTTCTTACCCTATAGCTAAATATATCCTCGGGAGCTCTGGCGCAGCCTTTATGTTTGTTGCTCCCTTTTCCCTTTCCAGTGGAATAGGGGCAATAATAGGCTATACGGTGATATTGGCCTTGGCAAGTCGTATCTCGGTATTGGCTCAGGATAAATGATGTGAATAGATAGGTTGCTTCCGAAAAAGCTTAAAAGCATCGGAGCAACCTATTTTGTATTTAAGTAATTTTGTGTGCGTTTTTGTATATTTATGGTATAATTATATGAGAAAAATTAATTAACTAAATTAAGTGAAGATGTTACAAACGTGTTATCGATAGAGGGGAAGGAGGTTGTTTAGGAAAATGAATGATTTTATACCAGATTATATGAATATCGTAAATGCTGCAAAAAATCGGAGAACAGCTCGAATGCCTCTTTACGAGCATATAATATCTGAAAGCATTATGGAACAGGTATTGAATAAGAAATTTGCAGATCTATACAACGGTGATCTGGAAGATAGGAAGGAATTTTTCAGGAATTATGTGGAGTTCTTCAAAAGGATGGAATATGATACAGTAAGCTTTGAGAGATGTATTGGGCCTGCCATGCCTGGAAGTGGTGCATTAGGAGGACATAAGCCTGGTGTTATAAAGACGAGGGAGGATTTTGAAAAATATCCCTGGGACTCTATACCCCAAAGATATTTTCAGATGTATGATGAAGATTTTCGCCTGTTGGGGGAAGTGATGCCAGAAGGAATGAAGGCTATAGGCGGTCCGGGTAACGGTGTGTTTGAGCTGATGCAGGATATAGTGGGATATATGGATTTATGTTATATATCTGTAGATGATCCTCAGCTTTACAGAGATCTATTTGCTAAAGTTGGGGATGTGATGTATAAGATATGGAATATCTTTTTACAAAAGTATGGAGAAATATATGCAGTATGCAGGTTTGGCGACGATCTAGGCTTTAAGACCAACACCCTTATATCGGCAGAGGACATAAGGGAAAATGTGATACCTCAGTATGCCAGGATAGTAGAGTTGGTACATTTGTATGGAAAACCTTTTTTGTTGCATTCATGTGGAAATATTTTTTCAGTTATGGACGATATCATAAATATAGCGAAAATTGACGCCAAGCATTCCAATGAAGATCAAATTGCTCCATTCTCTGTATGGGTGGATAAGTATGGCCAACGCATAGGCAATTTTGGCGGTGTGGATACAGATGTGTTGTGTAGAATGCCTGAGGCCGAAATAAAAGAATACGTAAGAGAAGTTATAAAATATGCCACTGAAAAGAAGAAAAATGCTGGATTTGCGTTAGGCTCAGGGAATTCTATTCCTGATTATGTGCCGGTTTATGGTTATCTAGCCATGGTAGAGGCAGCTAGAGAGATGCGAGGGGAGAATGTGCTATGAGTTATATTAAGAATTTCAAGGTGGATAATCTTGAGGTATTCATATCGGAAAACAGAGATGAGATGGGGAAACTGGCAGCAAGGGATGTCCACGATAGAATATTAGAGTTGTTAGAGGAGAAAGATGCAATAAACATGGTATTTGCAGCGGCTCCTTCGCAAAATGAATTTCTTGCTTCCCTTGTCTCATATGATGACGTAGATTGGGGTAGAATCAATGCATTTCATCTGGATGAGTATATAGGCCTCAGCATAGAAGCACCCCAGCGTTTTGCCAACTTTCTGAAGGATAGAATATTTGGAAAAGTTGGATTTAAGAGTGTAAATTACATCGATGGAAATGCTCAGGACATTGAGGCTGAATGCAGGAGGTATTCTGAGCTCTTAAAGGAACATCCCATTGATATAGGCTGTATAGGAATAGGTGAAAACGGGCATATAGCCTTTAATGACCCATGGGTGGCGGATTTTAACGATAAGAAGCTCGTAAAGGTGGTGGAGCTGGATGAAAGGTGCCGTATGCAGCAGGTACATGACGGTTGCTTTTCCTCTCTGGATGAAGTGCCGCGCTATGCTATAACGCTGACAATTCCCACGATTATGTCGTCCCAGTTTATATATTGCATAGTTCCGGCTAAGACCAAGGCCGAAGCAGTTTACAATACGTTAAAAGGCGACATTGTAGAGGATTGCCCTGCCTCTATTTTAAGGACTCACCCGAGGGCGTATCTGTATTTAGATATGGATTCTGCTGAAAAAATCATTTGATTATCTGGTAAAAAGGGTGATACTGTGCTGAAAATCGGGGTTATAACTGATGAGATATCCCAGGACATCCGGGATGTAATTAAGCTTATGAAAAAATATGGTTTAAAGGCGGTTGAGCTGCGCTCCATATGGGATAGACAGATTTTTGAGTTGGATGATGAAGAAATTAATTCTCTGAAACAGATATTTAAAAGGGAAAGTGTAAAGGTGTGTGCCATAGCGTCACCGGTATTTAAATCTCATATAGATAATAAAGAAGAATATGATAAGCACATAAAGATTTTTCAAAGGTGTATAGAGTTATCAGATGTGTTTGAGACCAATATCATACGCGCGTTTACCTTCTGGAGATCTGATGTAAAGCCATCCATTGACGAGATTTGCAAGTTATACCTGCCTATAGTAGAGGTCGCTGAGAAAAACAAGAAGTATATCGCAGTAGAAAACGAGCCGTCGGTTAATTTGACCAATGCGGCTCTGGTAAAAGAGTTGATTGAAAAGATAGATTCGGAGTACGTAAAAGCCTTGTGGGATCCGGCCAATGATATATTTGAACCATATAATGAAGTGCCATACCCCGATGGTTACGGGATCATAAAAGACTATATAGTTCACATGCATCTGAAAGACGCTAAAAAGATTGATAATGAAGTTAAATCTGTAACGTTTGGAGAGGGAGATGTGGACTGGAAAGGGCAGCTAAGAAGGCTGATCCAGGATGGCTATGATGGGTATATTAGTCTGGAGACCCATTACAGAAAAAGGCCTCTCTCTGAAGATTTGTTAAATAAGCCTTCAGGTAATACGTTTTCCATGGGTGGTTATGAAGCCTCTGATGAGTGCCTTTATAATTTGAATAAAACCTTAAATGAGATAGGGGGATAACAAGATGAATAAAAAGGTGAGGTTTGGGATTATAGGCTGTGGCGTTATAGGACCTGCTCACGCAGAGTCTATCAAGAAGCTGGATAATGCTGAGCTGGTAGCTGTCTGCGATATCATTGAAGACAGGGCCAAAAAAATGGCAGAAAAGTTTGGCGTAAAGGACTATTACATAGACTATCACGATCTTCTCAACAGGGATGACATTGATGTGGTTTCCGTATGCGTGCCCAGTGGCTTGCACGGTGATATAACCATTGATGCAGCTAGAGCAGGAAAAAATGTTCTGTGTGAGAAACCGCTGGATATCAATAAGGAAAAGATGACCGCCATGATAAAAGCTTGTCGGGATAATGGGGTAAAGCTGGGGTGCGTGTTTCAGAGGAGGACCATGCTGTCAGCGATCAAGGCTCGTGAGGCCATTAGAGAAGGAAAACTGGGAAAAATCGTAATGGCCAACGCCTACCTCAAGTATTTTAGAAGTCAGGCCTACTATGACAGTGAAGACTGGCGGGGCACATGGGAGCTGGATGGAGGCGGTGCTCTGATGAACCAGGGTATACACGGAATTGACCTTATACAATGGATGGTAGGAGAGGTGGACAGCGTGTTTGCGTATGCGGATCACCTGGTGCGCAACATTGAGGTGGAGGATACCGCTGTAGTTGCCATGAAGTATAAAAACGGTGCATTTGGGGTTATAGAAGGTGCTACTTCTGTTTTTGAGGGAGAAGAGACGGTTTTTGAGGTACACGGAGACAAAGGCACCATCATTTTCGGAGACAGTGGCATAAAGAAATGGAAGACAGAAGAAGGGGAAGTGTCCTTTGATACAGGGGAGGCTATGGGAGGTTCACACGGACCGGAAATTTCGTCATTTGGCCACCTGGCGGTTATCAAGGATATGGTTGATGCTATTATAAACAATAGAGAACCGATGGTACCGGGAGAAGAAGGTCGAAAGGCAGTGGATCTTATTTTAGCCATATATGAATCGGTAAGGACAAAAAGAGAAGTTAAAGTGAGTTGAAGGGAAGAGGGGCGATGGATGATCTTATATTGATAAAAAACGGCAGGGTTTTAACACCTTTCAGGGAAATAAAAGATGGAATGGTAGTTATAAATAATGGGAAAATCGATTACGTGGGTTTCTATAATAAGGATATAGCAGATAACTTCACAGGAAAGGTGATAGATGCTGGAGGTATGTATATTTCGCCAGGTTTTATCGACATACATACCCATGGCGGTGGGGGACATGATTTGATGGATGGAACCGTGGATGCGGTTCTGGGTATGGCTAAAGCCCATGCTTTACATGGTACAACAACTATTGTTCCCACCACCCTGACGGCGCCCATTGGCGATATATATAAAGCCCTGGATAATGTAAAAGAGGCAAAAAGGGTATGTGAATTTCCTACAATCCTGGGGGTTCATCTAGAAGGTCCATATTTTTCAAAAGCCCAGAAAGGAGCCCAAGATGAGCGTTATTTAAGGATACCCGCAAAGGGAGAAGTGGATAAACTAATTGGCTACTCTGATGATATTGTGAGGGTTTCTGCGGCTCCTGAAATAGAAGGCGGGTTGGAGTTGGGCAGGTACTTGAAAAGCAGGGGTATAGTGGCATCCATAGGTCATAGTGATGCTACATATGATGATGTGGTCATGGCGGTAGAGAACGGGTACACTCATGTAACACACCTGTATTCAGGTATGTCAGGAGTAAGAAGGATAAATGCCTTCAGGGTAGCAGGAGTAATAGAGAGTGCGCTGCTGATGGACGAATTAACTGTAGAAATCATAGCCGATGGGAAGCATCTTCCTCCACCATTGCTAAAATTGATTTACAAAATAAAAGGGGCCGATAAAATCGCCTTAGTCACTGATTCCATGCGTGCAGCGGGCATGCCTGAAGGAGAGTATATCCTGGGCAGCTTAAAAGGTGGACAAAAGGTGGTGGTGGAAGACGGTGTAGCCAAACTTATGGACAGAAGCGCTTTTGCAGGAAGTGTAGCTACAGCGGATTTACTGGTTGGGAACATGATTAGGCTGGCGGGAGCACCGGTTCTTGATGCCGTAAAAATGATGACGTCAACCCCTGCTAAAATAATGCATATAGATGACAGCAAAGGAAGCCTTTCTAAGGGCAAGGATGCAGATGTGGTTATATTTGACGACGATATAAACATAAAGCATGTTATTTCTGTAGGAAAAGTGATTTTATAAAACCTTTTCTAAGGAGAGATACGAAATGGAAGGTAGAAGCACAGACCATAAAAATTTAAATTTAGCAAAATTACATAGAGATGTGATCAAGGGTACAGCAGGAGGCAAAATAATTTGGCAACCAAGGATTGGCTGTTGGCTTCAGGATAAATTATTTGCAGGAGAAAAGCTTCCGGAACCTTATGATGGGATGACGCTGCCTGAAATATATAAAGAGCTAGGCTGTTCTGCAAGGATATATGATTATAATGGATGTTTTGTGGCAGTTGATGATCAAAGGGTAAGAAGATATTCAAGAAATATAAATGAACGTCAGATTGAGAATGTAGTTGAGACGCCTGTTGGGAAAATAACACAGATTATTGAGACCAGTCTTAATAGCTGGGCATCCTATATAAAAAAGTGGTGGATAACATCAGAAGAGGATATGAAGGTTGCCATGTGGATTGCTGAAAGGCAGGAATGGAAATGGAATCAGGAACATTACGATAGAACTTATAAAGAATGGGGAGATCTAGGTGCACCTACCATCTTTATGCCGCGCGTAAATGTACAACATTTGTTTGTAGATGTTATGGGTGTAGAAAATGCGATTTATGCTATATATGATTATCCTAAAACTGTGGAGAAATATTTTCAGATACTGGATGAGAATCATGATAGATTAATTGATGTCATCAATGAATCGCCAATAGATATTATAAATTTTGGCGATAATGTTCATGCAGGTACTCTATCGCCCAATTTATTTAAGAAATATGTGCTTCCATCATATCAGAGAAGATGCGAAAAGCTCCATAGGGCAGGTAAATTCGTACATGCCCATTGGGATGGTGATGTAAAGCCTTTGTTGCCATATGTACAGGAATGCGGCCTGGACGGAATTGAAGCTGTAACGCCGGTACCCCAGGGAGATGTGACATTGGAGGAAGTAAAGCAGGCCTTTGGAGATAAAATGTTTTTGATAGATGGGATTGCAGCTATATTATTTGATAAAACCTTTTCTGAAGATGATTTAATAAAACAGGCAAAAGAAGTTATAGATTTGTTTGCTCCAAAGTTAATACTTGGCATATCCGATGAGTTGTCCTCAACAGGAGACATAAATAGAATAAAAATCGTAGGCCAAATAGTTGATAATTATAATGCCAGAATCAGCAATAAATAGCTTTAGCTAACTGGAGCTTATAAATTGCCCGTTGGCATTTGCTCAAAAAGACAATTGAATGTAATGGTCTTGCCAACGGGTGCAATTTTACATTCTTTATCGCGAGCGATCTTAGGAAGATTGTTTGGATAACGTATGTGACTATAACGTCCATACCCAACAAAATTACCCGCTACATTTGTATAGAGGGATAGGAAAGATATGGACAAATTCATACTTTTGATGACGTAAAGTTCAGGAAGGCTTTGGTATACGCGTTTGACAAAACCAAAATAAGAGAAGTGAGTAACTACATTTTCATACGATCCTGCTAAAGCCGAAGAACTTTTGAAAGAGAATGGCTGGAGTAAAGGTTCTGATGGCATAATATAAAAAGGCGGAAACATTGTAAGAAAGAGAGAAGGGGAGGAAAAATAATGTCTAAATCAATACCTGATGGCGTATGGCCTACAATGGTTACGCCTTTCACAGATGAAAACAAAATAGATTATGAAGGGCTGGAGAGGATGATTGAATGGTACTTGGAAAAGGGTGTAGCTGGGCTTTTTGCAGTATGTCAGTCGAGCGAGATGTTCTATCTGAGTTTGGAAGAAAGGGTAGAACTGGCGAGTTTTGTGAGGGAAAAGGTTAAAGATCGTGTCGCTGTTATTGCTTCAGGACATATCTCTGATAATTTTCAAGATCAGGTAAAAGAATTAAATCTGATTGCAGAAACTGGCGTGGATGCGGTAGTTCTTATAACGAATCGGCTGGCTGGAATGGAGGAATCAGACGATATCTGGCGAAAAAATATGGAAGAGCTTTTGAAGCATATACCGGAGGATGTTTGCTTGGGTTTATATGAGTGTCCATATCCGTATAAAAGAATAATATCGCCTGAACAGTTGAAATTTTGTGCCGAGACGGGTCGTTTTTTCTTTCTCAAAGATACGAGCTGTGATGTAGACAATATAAGAAATAAATTAGAAGCGGTGAGAGGAAGCAATCTTAAAATATTTAATGCCAATGCTGCAACTTTGCTGGAAACATTGAAACTTGGGGTTGCTGGGTATAGTGGGGTTATGGCGAATTTTCATCCAGAACTCTATGTCTGGCTTTTTGAACACTGGCGAGAAAGGTATGAACAAGCGGAGAAATTATCAAATTTCTTAGGTGTTGCATCTTTGATAGAGAGACAGGTATATCCTGTGAATGCAAAGTACTATTTGAACCTTGAAGGCTTGGGTATCAATATTAATAGTCGT
It includes:
- a CDS encoding glucosamine-6-phosphate deaminase, which gives rise to MSYIKNFKVDNLEVFISENRDEMGKLAARDVHDRILELLEEKDAINMVFAAAPSQNEFLASLVSYDDVDWGRINAFHLDEYIGLSIEAPQRFANFLKDRIFGKVGFKSVNYIDGNAQDIEAECRRYSELLKEHPIDIGCIGIGENGHIAFNDPWVADFNDKKLVKVVELDERCRMQQVHDGCFSSLDEVPRYAITLTIPTIMSSQFIYCIVPAKTKAEAVYNTLKGDIVEDCPASILRTHPRAYLYLDMDSAEKII
- a CDS encoding sugar phosphate isomerase/epimerase family protein; the encoded protein is MLKIGVITDEISQDIRDVIKLMKKYGLKAVELRSIWDRQIFELDDEEINSLKQIFKRESVKVCAIASPVFKSHIDNKEEYDKHIKIFQRCIELSDVFETNIIRAFTFWRSDVKPSIDEICKLYLPIVEVAEKNKKYIAVENEPSVNLTNAALVKELIEKIDSEYVKALWDPANDIFEPYNEVPYPDGYGIIKDYIVHMHLKDAKKIDNEVKSVTFGEGDVDWKGQLRRLIQDGYDGYISLETHYRKRPLSEDLLNKPSGNTFSMGGYEASDECLYNLNKTLNEIGG
- a CDS encoding Gfo/Idh/MocA family protein — encoded protein: MNKKVRFGIIGCGVIGPAHAESIKKLDNAELVAVCDIIEDRAKKMAEKFGVKDYYIDYHDLLNRDDIDVVSVCVPSGLHGDITIDAARAGKNVLCEKPLDINKEKMTAMIKACRDNGVKLGCVFQRRTMLSAIKAREAIREGKLGKIVMANAYLKYFRSQAYYDSEDWRGTWELDGGGALMNQGIHGIDLIQWMVGEVDSVFAYADHLVRNIEVEDTAVVAMKYKNGAFGVIEGATSVFEGEETVFEVHGDKGTIIFGDSGIKKWKTEEGEVSFDTGEAMGGSHGPEISSFGHLAVIKDMVDAIINNREPMVPGEEGRKAVDLILAIYESVRTKREVKVS
- the nagA gene encoding N-acetylglucosamine-6-phosphate deacetylase — protein: MDDLILIKNGRVLTPFREIKDGMVVINNGKIDYVGFYNKDIADNFTGKVIDAGGMYISPGFIDIHTHGGGGHDLMDGTVDAVLGMAKAHALHGTTTIVPTTLTAPIGDIYKALDNVKEAKRVCEFPTILGVHLEGPYFSKAQKGAQDERYLRIPAKGEVDKLIGYSDDIVRVSAAPEIEGGLELGRYLKSRGIVASIGHSDATYDDVVMAVENGYTHVTHLYSGMSGVRRINAFRVAGVIESALLMDELTVEIIADGKHLPPPLLKLIYKIKGADKIALVTDSMRAAGMPEGEYILGSLKGGQKVVVEDGVAKLMDRSAFAGSVATADLLVGNMIRLAGAPVLDAVKMMTSTPAKIMHIDDSKGSLSKGKDADVVIFDDDINIKHVISVGKVIL
- a CDS encoding uroporphyrinogen decarboxylase family protein, yielding MEGRSTDHKNLNLAKLHRDVIKGTAGGKIIWQPRIGCWLQDKLFAGEKLPEPYDGMTLPEIYKELGCSARIYDYNGCFVAVDDQRVRRYSRNINERQIENVVETPVGKITQIIETSLNSWASYIKKWWITSEEDMKVAMWIAERQEWKWNQEHYDRTYKEWGDLGAPTIFMPRVNVQHLFVDVMGVENAIYAIYDYPKTVEKYFQILDENHDRLIDVINESPIDIINFGDNVHAGTLSPNLFKKYVLPSYQRRCEKLHRAGKFVHAHWDGDVKPLLPYVQECGLDGIEAVTPVPQGDVTLEEVKQAFGDKMFLIDGIAAILFDKTFSEDDLIKQAKEVIDLFAPKLILGISDELSSTGDINRIKIVGQIVDNYNARISNK
- a CDS encoding dihydrodipicolinate synthase family protein yields the protein MSKSIPDGVWPTMVTPFTDENKIDYEGLERMIEWYLEKGVAGLFAVCQSSEMFYLSLEERVELASFVREKVKDRVAVIASGHISDNFQDQVKELNLIAETGVDAVVLITNRLAGMEESDDIWRKNMEELLKHIPEDVCLGLYECPYPYKRIISPEQLKFCAETGRFFFLKDTSCDVDNIRNKLEAVRGSNLKIFNANAATLLETLKLGVAGYSGVMANFHPELYVWLFEHWRERYEQAEKLSNFLGVASLIERQVYPVNAKYYLNLEGLGININSRSRDYREFSKANRMEVEQLRKLSIEYREKLFY